Genomic segment of Synchiropus splendidus isolate RoL2022-P1 chromosome 4, RoL_Sspl_1.0, whole genome shotgun sequence:
GTTGAAATATGTCAGAGAAGTTGTACTGTGTGGAAAAAAGTGAGCtaatgcaaaacacaaaattgAGGAAGAGGATTGAGAGGATGGTTTTTCTTATCAATAACATGTCTTTATCTGCCACCGCATCTCCCCCTGCTTCCCTCTTTGCTCTGTTTTTCCTCCCAACTCCTGTCTTGCAGCCTCACTCTTCTTCGCTTTGGCTGTTGATCCAtcctatttttaattttttttttttacagttttacaTGTTGGCTGACTTTCGTAAGCCCCCCACATTAATCAGAGAATAATGCAAGGGAATAAACGTTTGGAAAGCCTCAGGTGACTTAGTTAATTCCCTTGTGGACACTTACGTCACTAAAGCGaaaaaaacagatcacattTTATCATCGGTTGTCATTCCCCAGTCATCCATACACTAGGTGGCGCCAGTTGACAATGCTCCAGGAGGGGTTTTTGTTGACTGTTGCTCTTGCTTGCGTGAATGCGGACGGTTCTGTTGTGCTGCTCCTTCATTCACGAATGACAAGGGAAACGCGCTTTTAGTTGAAAGCGCCCGTTTTAATATAGTTTAATGAAGACTTGCACATCCAAGTGGTAGGTTAAAGTCTGATACATTTACTTTTGTATGATGTAGCTTGCAGCGCCGCGAATGGTGTGCAGCTATATTAGCATTAGCAATGGCCCAGAAGTCGTCACTAAACAGCTCTTTTACAAAGTTGCTGCAATGTCTGTGTGCGGGGTCGATCACGTTGTAAATGATGTTTCTGCCGTAGCTGAAGTACAAAAGCGTGGTGTATGCGAGTGACCGGGAGGTAATTGGAAGTCATGTCCCTCTACGATGATCTCGGTGTGGGTGCCAGTGACACCAAGACAGAAGGATGGTCCAAGAACTTTAAACTGCTGCAATCGCAACTGAAGGTGAAGAAGGCGGCTCTGACCCAGGCCAAGGTAAAACGCCACACACTAGGAATGAgggatatgaaaaaaaatcttcatacATTTTGTCATTTCGACGATAACCATCATCACGATAAAGACATTTTCATTCTCTtacatgtgttgtacacactacagtctctcttgacactgttttatgatgaaacttaattgtggactttgtctccaaaatcatcagttgtttgtttaaatataataggttaactaagtgtagagatgcgaaattcaatgtttcaagtCTCTCATAGAAGCCcgtcgtgtctgacagacagcTTTATTTAGAGGTTAAATTgaactgtctgtctgctgtccgCAATGTATCTCATGTCTTTTGGTAGTCCACTGGAATCAACTACGTAGCCAAATGGACACGCTTCCTGCtgatgctgttgaagaaataatgtgaatataaatgatcatttagtcatattctattctcaaaatcattatacaaactgtcagtcctttgtctcgtgcaggggtgtcaaactgacccgccaaagggccgcagtggttgcaggtttttattccagccctgaaagcacaaacaggtgaaccaatcaggtgtcagctgaaacaaacagcaccagactgacgatCAACTGATGttagtcttcagacacctgattggtgagtaGGTGTCCTCTTGCTTGGTTGggacaaaagcctgcacccactgcgtccctttgaggaccggtttgacacctgtgGTCTACTGTGATGCAGTTGTcgctcctaaaatgcttgtttttcattAGCATCATTGAAGATTTCATGAATACTTTGACTGAATcacaatttgttgatggtccctaactgttgtagcattagcgctgcctgtgtgagtgtgtccacgatcagtgaaccttAATGGGGACGGAAAGGAGTATGCCACTGCCAATTCCCGGTGAGGATGTGGAATTTCCAACTAATTTGACCAGAGTGTTTCACCGAGGTGCCagcgcagtgggagacctgcatgtgtccAAGGCAACGGCGCTGAGCTGGAGAGCACTGCTCATCATTGTGGTCTTGTCTTGTGCCATGTGTTTATCAAATTCATAGTGAGATGTAGAATTCTCATCACGGGGATTGTTTTTGGTGGTATATCATGTGCGATAAGTCCGCCCATCCCTACCACCCAGTTTAGAATTGAATGCATTTCTTACTTACTAGTATCTCTGTGCTGCTTTTATAGACCCAAAGAACGAAACAGACCACTGTCCTGGCCCCTGTCATTGACCTCAAGCGCGGTGGTTCTGGTGAAGAGAGGCAGGTCATTGACACTCCTCCACATGCTCCTGCTGGACTTAAGGTATTTCTTCAGCAGTCATTCAGTATTTAATTTGTTTGTATTCTGCTGCATTTTATAATGTGATATAGGCCTGGGCTGATTTTAAAATACAGATTGACATAATTATGAGATGAAATGAATCCCAAGGCTgctatttgaaaaacaaaacttctggAAATGTTGCTGTGTATGTTATTGGTTGTCTGCCTctttgttaaaaataataattgaccGGAAatgttttgtccattttttaatgtgttctCAGGATGCTGCCCCCAGTGGTTTTTCTGCTGGAGATGTTCTGATACCACTGGCAGATGAGTATGACCCGATGTTTCCGAATGACTACGAGAAGGTGATGAAGCGACACAGAGAGGAACGGCAGCGGcaaagagagcaggagagacagAAACAGATTGAGGAGAGAGAAAAGTAAAGTCCAGTttatgtttgtttctgtcaatAGAGATGTATGGACACTAATATGTAAtttgatgtttttaattttaagaTGATATCAATCAGGATCTGTATTTATTGTCTTTCAGGAAAAGGAAGGACCGTCATGACGCTCCCAGCGGTTTTTCAAGGTTCCCAACAGAGGAAGACTCTGACGAAGAGGACGATTATGAAAAAGAGCGGAGGAAACGAAGTGAGTATCGGATCTTAACACTGAACATTCCAGGATTTCAGTTTACTTTTCTTAGTTCCTGTTTATGTTTAATTGTATTGTAACACAGATTGTGATACTTGTGTCTCTCTCAGCTATGGGTGGTGCCGCCATTGCTCCTCCTTCGTCACTTgtggagagagagggtgagtAATCTGGTGtccattgttattatattacatttttacaatatttttggTGTGTCATTTTCTAATGTGTTTATGCAgcaaaaagcaatatttttcTTGGCTGGAACTAATAACATGCGGGATAAATAAACTAGAATTTAAGTTAGATGTTTAAGTGTGGAAATTCAAAGGATGTTTTGTCAGTTCTCATAAAACTAACATGTTTTCTAGTCGAAAACTGTGATATACTGATCTATCCAGATCATATCCTGATCCTGAAATTCTAGAAGTAGAAAATAAGTGTAGTAAATACTtaggaaatgtttttattgtcaaataaccTTTTGGCAGGTGTATTCTACATGCATTAAAACTAACTGTAATTTAGAAGCGTgaaatgtcacatgactttgCGCTCGACTCAGCAGCCTCGTTGCCTCTCATTCCGTCCCATTATCACTTCATTAACAGCCTCCTATcctggtgaagatgaaggtcGTCCAAGTAGGGGTTCAAGAGCTGCCATCCCTCCGCCTATGTTTGATGATTTGGATCGTCCACGTTCGCCCCCGCTGCCCTCCAGCTCTTTCCTGGCCAACATGGGGTGAGAGTGACGCTCATGTTACATGCCATCAAATTTGCAAAATCAAACCTGCAGTTAGTGACAGTTACACTAGGTGGTAGCAAAGCAATGTTTCTCACTCACTCGATGTTAACTAgagttattactattatttagcATTAAATTACAGGTCATTTAGCTATAACTTTTTGAAGTGTGTGTTTAATGAGTGTTTTCTGCTCTCATTTTTATTGATGAGCAGAAATTTTGTTACATTGTATGATCAATTCAAAGTGTAATCGAATTGTTCTAGACATGGTAATGTATTCCTTATGTGTTTTTTTGCGTTATTGTTACTTTTCTCATTTCAATACTTTGTATAtcttttttaaacttatttctTGAATTATCTGTCAAATATATTTGCCCTTAAATAGCCATCGTGTGACTTCTGATCATCAAACTATATCTAGATAGTTGACACCCCAGAATATTATTCTTTTCAAACTCTTTAGTTTTTGTTACTTtacaccactttttttttaatgaaccttGACGCGTTGCCTTATTGTATGGTCtcccatcacagaggaaccgtGGCCCACAAAATCATGCAGAAGTACGGCTTCAAAGAAGGACAGGGACTGGGGAAGCACGAACAAGGCCTGAGCACGGCGCTGTCTGTGGAGAAGACCAGcaagagaggaggaaaaatCATCATTGGCGACGTGGCTGAGAAACGTAACTTCCCCTTGAAAAAGAGTTCATGACGGCATTTCATTTTGAGACTTACATgtgttttgctttgtgtgtttgtcactgAGTAGCAGGTCCCAGTCAAGCAGGACCAGCAGAGGCTCTGGGGGTTGGAGCGGCAGGTGAGGgtaaacaacatttattttactcttCTTAGTCTTTATGGTTACAATCAATCGCAGCTTTGCATGTATTTCTACCTTCAAGTATCCTGGTCTCAATCCGTCTGAAGATGTGCTTTTGCTTGTATGAATAACTCTCAGAACCAACAGTTTGTGCCTGGATTTGCTCCATGGTCTTTGAGTACTGAGCAAggcatttattttggtttcttcGCTATGTTTTTAGAAATGTAGACAACAAGGCCAAGTATGTGTGGAGCAAAATTTCTAGTAAAACAAACATCATTGTTGACATAATGGTTATTATTACCACAACAAGTAGTTTCTGATGgtgcccttttttttctttctacttCTCTAGCGGACGCCTCCAAGGCAAACCCACTGACAGAGATCCTCAAAAATCCCACCAAGGTGGTCCTTCTGAGGGTGTGTATGCtgctgatgaaaaacatttgaaattacATTCAGTTGAGTTATTTCATCAATTTTAATGGTCTAATTTGCCCTACATAAGCATCTATTTAGTGTCTGAGTTCCTGTGCTTTCTTCATTACCTTGTTGTTTCACCAACGTACTCAGTCAGTGAATCTGATCACGCACGTTATGTTCAAGTTCCATCACAAGTTGTGGAAACTAGTTTTCACGGTTAGTTTGTAAATTAAAATCACTTGTTTTGACTCAAGCTTAGAGTTGCATTACacaacatatatacatatatacaagtGTTAAACTTGATTTCTTTTGCACAGAACATGGTCGGCCGTGGAGAGGTGGACGAAGACCTGGAGGGAGAGACCAAGGAAGAGTGCGAAAAATACGGCAAAGTGGTTAAATGTGTCATATTTGAGGTGAGTGGCTTGAATAGCCATCATCTGttgttttgaactgttttttgcTTAAAGTGTTGGATTGTTTAGAGTTGTAAAAAGGTGGTAataccaccaccaccaacagtCTTAGCACTACTTTCTACATTGTTGTAAGGTTGTGGGTTGGAATCCAGATTGAGGCAACTCTGGGTTTGCAACCCACCTGCAAGTTTCAATGCTTCTTTTGCATGGATGGGTTGTGCACTTCACACACCTCCAAACATAGAGTGATTATTTGGTGACTCAGCTGCCTGGAGGCGTGAGTGGTTGTCCTTCCAGAAGTGCTTTCTGATATACTTTCAATGTGTCCTGGGTGTCTACTTACTAGTAGCTGAGAAAGGCTTGAGCTGCTGATCCATTTCCTTTGGGACACCCagtgatattttcatgtgaagCTAATGTTGTGTCTGCACACTTGTTATTCAAGCACTATTTGCATCTAGTTGTTTTCGATAAATTGCGTCACAAGTTGTCtttcaaatgaatattaaaacatAAATGAGTGGTTTGAATAGAGATGATCTCACTGTTCTGTTAGTTAACTTGATTGAATAAGTAAACTTCAAGTAATTGACCCCTCACTGTCTTCAGATTGCAGAGGTCCCGGATGATGAAGCAGTCAGGATATTTCTGGAGTTTGAAAGAGTGGAGTCAGCCATTAAAGGTTGGTGAGATCaactttatttgatcatttcattgaatgaaaaaagaataaTGAGAACATTTTTATTGCACTTCTGTTGGTTATTTAAATCAGAACTtagtttaaaacatttttttcattgtatactCCGTTTGTACTAGAATGTAATGGGATAGTTCCTAGAACACAGGACAACTTAGTAGCAACTATATTGCTAGTTACCCCCAACTGACATGCTGCTTGGCTGCTTCCCACATCCTGCATTCACTCTGCCTCCAGCACATTGAAGTATAGTGCAGAAATATTCCAAAACAATTGAAAAGTCATCATGATCATGTTGTGCATTTGTGCACATTGAGCTAATCCCATTTTGatcaaagatttttttcaattggGTCCAAATCCCACAATGACCCATTCATGTTCCACAAATGACTGGGTTACTTATCCGAGTCATTTCTCTGCAGTACAAAATGGGCTTCATTTTAGCATAAGAACCTGAGTGAAATCGTAGACTGGAACACTGATACCTGAAACTGCCAGAAAGACTGTTAAAGATAAAAGCTCATTGTTATGTCATTTTCTACTTGTATAACTGTCATCATTCTAAATGGGTCAGTCCTGGTCAAAAACAAGGTGAGTCTTGGGTCCCCGGTGATGTTGCGTCATTTGTGGCCCAGCTAAGATGCTCTCTGAGGTGTGCACTTTCATCACTGCTGTCAAACCAAAAAAAGTGTGATATTGGACAAATTTGCAAATCTTAATATGCTAttattgtatgtattgtttGTGTAGTTTAAGACAATGGATAAATTAAATTATGTTTTCGTCTAATGTGAAATAATTTTGTCATATAACTAGTGGTGGGCGATGtgataatttttttcatttcagcgATAACGATAATTGTCACAGTGAATATGTTTTCATTCTATTACATGTGTTCGACACACCACAGTCTCTCTTAAAACTGTTTTAggatttgttgatgtttaaataTAGTACTTAACCAAGTGtcgagatgagaaattcaatgtttcacgtctctggtagaagccgctcgtgtctgacagactgctctgccagttttatttaggggttaaatggagctgTCTGCTGTCCCCGATGTATCTCACGTCTCTTAATATTTTACTTTAACTATGGGCCCACAAAGACTCATTTCCTGGAtgacattgaagaaaaaaatgtgaataaataatcataTCATTTAGTCAGTCCTCTGTCCAgtttgatgaaaaaccttttcacaattctgtctcctaaaacgtttttttttcattgtttgaaGGTTTCATTAATACTATATACTGATAATGCTGATACTATAATAATactgatggtccctaactgatgccagaTTGTACCATTAGCgctgtctgtgagtgtgtccgcgatcagtgaactcTAATCATGGATGCAGAAGAGGATGCTGCTTTTGTATTCTGCA
This window contains:
- the rbm17 gene encoding splicing factor 45 isoform X2; the protein is MSLYDDLGVGASDTKTEGWSKNFKLLQSQLKVKKAALTQAKTQRTKQTTVLAPVIDLKRGGSGEERQVIDTPPHAPAGLKDAAPSGFSAGDVLIPLADEYDPMFPNDYEKVMKRHREERQRQREQERQKQIEEREKKRKDRHDAPSGFSRFPTEEDSDEEDDYEKERRKRTMGGAAIAPPSSLVEREASYPGEDEGRPSRGSRAAIPPPMFDDLDRPRSPPLPSSSFLANMGGTVAHKIMQKYGFKEGQGLGKHEQGLSTALSVEKTSKRGGKIIIGDVAEKPGPSQAGPAEALGVGAAADASKANPLTEILKNPTKVVLLRNMVGRGEVDEDLEGETKEECEKYGKVVKCVIFEIAEVPDDEAVRIFLEFERVESAIKAVVDLNGRYFGGRVVKACFYNLDKFRVFDLGEQV
- the rbm17 gene encoding splicing factor 45 isoform X1 — its product is MSLYDDLGVGASDTKTEGWSKNFKLLQSQLKVKKAALTQAKTQRTKQTTVLAPVIDLKRGGSGEERQVIDTPPHAPAGLKDAAPSGFSAGDVLIPLADEYDPMFPNDYEKVMKRHREERQRQREQERQKQIEEREKKRKDRHDAPSGFSRFPTEEDSDEEDDYEKERRKRTMGGAAIAPPSSLVEREASYPGEDEGRPSRGSRAAIPPPMFDDLDRPRSPPLPSSSFLANMGGTVAHKIMQKYGFKEGQGLGKHEQGLSTALSVEKTSKRGGKIIIGDVAEKPGPSQAGPAEALGVGAAGEADASKANPLTEILKNPTKVVLLRNMVGRGEVDEDLEGETKEECEKYGKVVKCVIFEIAEVPDDEAVRIFLEFERVESAIKAVVDLNGRYFGGRVVKACFYNLDKFRVFDLGEQV